The segment ttatattagataataggaaaatattatttaatatatatggtgGCTTTACCTAAAATTAGGGTTAGAGCTTTCATGTTGTAATTCTCAGAGAGAAACACAAAGGGTTTTGAGGTTTCATAGCTGAGTGAATTGGTAGACTTGATCAACAGGTGTTGAGTCAAGTAAGTTGAGTTTGTTAGAAATTGATCCGTGTCGAGTTGTGTAATTCGGATCAAACAAATCTGTAAGAGATTAATTGTGTAAAGgatttcttataaaaaatatacgaGTTCTTGGAATTATTTTGTGCCTTGTGTTTTCGCTGTATCTCGATTTTACAGGAATTGTAGGGTAAGAATACTATGAAACTTTTTGGTAAAAATACTAAGAAAATTTATGTAGTTTTGAGTCTTGGTCTACcagagaaaaagagaaagacaAAGAGTATGATCACTGAGAACcctgaaaaatatgttggaagCCACTCCAATTGTAAAACTACAGTTTCtaaatttaatatcaaaatAACACTTTAACAATTTGACTCGCATGTGACCCACGTTGCGAAATCAGTACATGAAAACCCTAGTTTCGATCCCCATGTGTTTCCAAAATCAGCAATTGTACAACACAGTCCGACACATGGGGCATGTGTTTTTCTGTTGAAGCCAATCCGAGAGACAACGTTCATGGAAGACATGAGAACAGTTCATCAGTGTGGCGGAACCATGTATCGAAGAAGAACCATAGAGATTGTCGAG is part of the Brassica rapa cultivar Chiifu-401-42 chromosome A09, CAAS_Brap_v3.01, whole genome shotgun sequence genome and harbors:
- the LOC103833967 gene encoding probable E3 ubiquitin-protein ligase XERICO yields the protein MYDPPPDEGLFLRAVLSKLVVLGKIDREEHESLTNMETESPCSICLDNLYGSSSIHGSATLMNCSHVFHERCLSDWLQQKNTCPMCRTVLYNC